In Candidatus Omnitrophota bacterium, one DNA window encodes the following:
- the pilM gene encoding pilus assembly protein PilM, with amino-acid sequence MNIDNLIGRFSKKVNSVIVIGIEPGFLKLFDLKLSGEVEIKAFQSLSIPEGKKEQLIQSSIRDFLKANNIFHKNAILVPSQSLVFSKRLQMPVIPDKELLDAIKWKIKDDLPIELSDAVVGFQIINTLTKEDGSREYDIECVAVKENEVKSQVEMIKGLGLSCLAVVLAPFGYVNLINKYFSEDSKKTVGILHVDENKSYFVICKNEKLEFYRELPFSVNELRKALSSVLITEKGKLQLNPEEINDILFKGGIPWGDKEAYKDKFAASQILGLLRSPLDMLIQEIKRSLAYYETQFKGAAIEKIYLNGKGLKVPNLDKFLQEASALNIENFPLIGNLKAGAGIESDVLLENYAFVASGLDYENNINLLPQEYRSEKIEKLQVMSLRWVFFIAALLLLVFYLLAHVGVDVYQKRLDNAEFQLKVISEIKDIKARTDAFDNFVSSLRSREVPVGLLLKKISMLAPREVFLNSMEINSETKTGSFSGLVKSTNADPNAALAKFISDLGSSGNFADIDISNVTKGALQGFDVMMFEVTFKLK; translated from the coding sequence ATGAATATTGATAACTTGATTGGAAGGTTTTCAAAGAAGGTCAATTCAGTCATCGTTATTGGTATTGAGCCGGGTTTTCTAAAACTTTTTGATTTAAAACTTTCCGGTGAAGTAGAAATAAAGGCATTCCAGTCTCTTTCAATCCCCGAAGGAAAAAAAGAACAACTAATCCAGAGTAGTATTCGTGACTTCCTCAAAGCAAACAATATTTTTCATAAAAACGCAATCTTAGTCCCTTCTCAAAGCTTAGTATTTAGTAAGCGCCTGCAAATGCCGGTTATCCCCGATAAAGAGCTTCTTGATGCTATCAAATGGAAGATTAAGGATGATTTGCCAATTGAGCTGTCTGATGCTGTTGTGGGATTCCAGATAATAAATACGCTTACTAAGGAAGATGGTTCAAGGGAATATGATATAGAGTGTGTTGCTGTCAAAGAAAATGAAGTCAAGAGCCAGGTTGAGATGATTAAGGGGTTAGGATTAAGCTGCCTGGCTGTTGTATTGGCTCCTTTTGGTTATGTGAACCTAATCAATAAATATTTCTCTGAAGACTCCAAGAAGACTGTAGGGATCTTGCATGTTGACGAAAATAAGAGTTATTTTGTGATTTGTAAAAATGAAAAACTGGAATTTTACCGCGAATTGCCTTTTTCTGTTAATGAATTAAGAAAAGCGCTTTCATCGGTTTTAATAACTGAGAAAGGCAAGTTACAGCTAAATCCGGAAGAGATAAACGATATCTTATTTAAAGGCGGTATTCCGTGGGGAGACAAGGAAGCGTATAAAGATAAATTTGCTGCAAGCCAGATTTTAGGGCTATTGCGTTCTCCTTTAGATATGTTGATTCAGGAAATTAAACGTTCTTTAGCATACTATGAAACTCAATTTAAAGGCGCAGCGATTGAAAAAATTTATTTAAACGGGAAAGGCTTAAAAGTTCCGAATTTAGATAAGTTTTTACAAGAGGCTTCGGCTCTTAATATTGAAAACTTTCCGCTTATTGGCAATCTTAAGGCAGGTGCAGGCATAGAATCAGACGTGCTTTTAGAGAATTATGCGTTTGTAGCTTCAGGTCTTGACTATGAAAACAATATAAACCTTTTGCCTCAAGAATATCGTTCTGAAAAAATTGAAAAATTACAGGTTATGTCTTTACGTTGGGTATTCTTTATCGCTGCGTTATTGCTTTTAGTTTTTTATCTTCTGGCGCATGTCGGAGTAGATGTATATCAAAAACGGCTTGATAATGCTGAATTCCAGCTTAAGGTAATCAGCGAAATAAAAGATATTAAAGCAAGGACAGATGCGTTTGATAATTTTGTTTCTTCGCTAAGAAGCAGGGAGGTTCCCGTAGGTTTACTGCTTAAGAAAATTAGTATGCTTGCTCCCCGCGAAGTTTTCCTAAATTCAATGGAGATTAATTCTGAAACAAAGACTGGCTCGTTCTCCGGACTTGTAAAGAGTACAAATGCTGATCCTAATGCTGCTTTAGCTAAGTTCATCAGCGATTTAGGTTCGTCAGGAAATTTTGCGGATATAGATATTTCAAATGTTACAAAAGGAGCTCTTCAAGGTTTTGATGTAATGATGTTTGAAGTTACTTTT
- a CDS encoding tetratricopeptide repeat protein, with product ILFIKMPSKKIKNLILVLLLAAISFGIYFNSLQGGFLIDDFSGISNNPVIQNLKNFISKDFRIHQSILWDASHALNWHFGGGKPLLFHIFNVLFYSGCVVLLFVLFNILFENVNLSFLAALIFAVHPIHSEVVSWISGGHYAFAGFFYLAALIAYTQADKSIFYILLSVIFSVLCFLSGNSVATLPLMFIIFDIFFRKKKFDRTVLLRILIIAAILVIAAMVAIKFFMTRDKTIHIIIQFRGARYLVVAVKALVYYVKILYLPIKRGLFHPFAYDALNIQYVTPAFFGGIAVIIASATLFVKCLKNHKPVSFGIMFFYVTFLPYSNIVPVCNVISERYMFLPSAGFCIFLAYLFLKVWNLINDKAESLKKVLRIIAMAALVLFISCYGILTLQHNRDFKDIITFWETNINNFPNGYEAYNNLAGSCFTVGSIEQALSYCWVTLLINPSQPRAWCNLGMIYRNKGNLDLSKFCYSEALRYDKTYFTAAQALNELEKECVAKEKAARDKKKKVEKSKKQR from the coding sequence TATTTTATTTATAAAAATGCCTTCCAAAAAGATTAAAAATCTTATTCTTGTTTTGTTGCTAGCTGCTATTAGCTTTGGTATTTATTTTAATTCCCTCCAAGGGGGTTTCCTGATTGATGATTTTTCTGGGATATCTAACAACCCTGTTATCCAAAACTTAAAAAATTTCATCAGCAAAGATTTTCGTATTCATCAAAGTATCCTTTGGGATGCATCCCATGCTTTAAACTGGCATTTTGGTGGGGGTAAACCGTTATTATTCCATATTTTTAATGTTTTATTCTATTCCGGATGCGTTGTTTTGCTTTTTGTGTTATTCAATATTTTATTTGAGAATGTAAACCTTTCTTTTTTGGCCGCATTAATCTTCGCAGTCCATCCCATACACTCGGAAGTGGTAAGCTGGATTTCTGGAGGGCATTATGCTTTTGCCGGATTCTTTTATCTTGCTGCCCTGATAGCATATACTCAAGCGGACAAGTCTATTTTTTATATCTTATTATCTGTTATTTTCTCTGTCTTGTGTTTTCTTAGCGGGAATTCTGTTGCGACATTGCCGCTTATGTTTATAATTTTTGATATATTCTTTAGAAAAAAGAAATTTGATAGAACTGTTTTATTACGTATATTAATCATTGCCGCGATTCTAGTAATTGCTGCAATGGTTGCTATCAAATTTTTTATGACCAGAGACAAAACAATCCATATTATTATACAATTTAGAGGTGCCCGTTATCTTGTGGTTGCGGTTAAAGCACTTGTTTATTACGTAAAAATACTTTATCTGCCGATAAAAAGAGGGCTTTTTCACCCTTTTGCGTATGATGCCCTTAATATTCAGTATGTTACACCTGCTTTCTTTGGCGGTATAGCTGTAATTATCGCTTCAGCAACTCTTTTTGTTAAATGCCTGAAGAATCATAAGCCAGTATCATTCGGGATTATGTTTTTCTATGTAACATTTCTTCCGTATTCAAATATTGTTCCTGTTTGCAATGTAATTTCTGAGCGCTACATGTTTTTGCCTTCAGCGGGATTTTGTATTTTTCTAGCTTACCTTTTTTTAAAAGTATGGAATTTAATTAACGATAAAGCAGAATCATTAAAGAAAGTCCTAAGAATTATTGCCATGGCTGCATTAGTTTTATTTATATCTTGTTATGGTATATTAACTCTGCAGCATAATCGCGATTTTAAGGATATTATAACTTTCTGGGAAACTAATATTAATAATTTCCCTAATGGTTATGAAGCATATAATAATTTAGCTGGTTCATGTTTTACGGTTGGTTCTATAGAGCAGGCGCTTTCTTATTGCTGGGTTACTTTATTGATTAATCCCAGCCAGCCAAGGGCTTGGTGTAATTTGGGGATGATCTATCGGAATAAAGGTAACTTGGATTTATCAAAGTTTTGTTATAGTGAAGCACTCCGCTATGATAAAACATATTTTACGGCAGCTCAAGCTCTAAATGAGCTTGAAAAAGAGTGTGTTGCTAAAGAAAAAGCAGCTAGGGATAAAAAGAAAAAAGTAGAAAAATCCAAGAAACAGAGATAA